In Acidaminococcus timonensis, one DNA window encodes the following:
- a CDS encoding vWA domain-containing protein has product MAKLKYDARRRRALNIVWDVSWDYHFDPDFVAYGENGVPDLYLNAVVGLTRKYYDVTLIHQMFQEMENSALVDTFTDLFWLGLEYCTYAREIPVRPVLKYLREQHARAYFNGTKLDKQGVAHEMQAARWHEVLGEKRDLHDPWARGLYEGLCFDPAWTTQQLCDHFRKLTKKYFVSHFLVRESLEKVIISKGLGDLIDWLLPHISRRQESVFNFLYSKKQALDILSGKKAHNSLMEIITGQTQAENYQYIVDCFGASIYPPRKMLDIDQAWCSGPHRGCHLHFTRGRLGSKGTTGEASRWLEGAHQQRVKNLAYYKDHGEQCRKSIARLTGQLRSVMRMSRTRLPIPSKEGELVPGLVWRALKVNDDRVFFENETVSTPDFTIDLMLDASASRGEYQQVIASQAYVIAESLRQCGIPYQVYSFCTLRDYTVLTLFKEYSDKKRCTSIFNYVATGWNRDGLALRGARQLMGDFTHTRKILIMLTDAEPNDDKPLMGDGLFSSAEYRDEKAVANTADEAASLRREGIRVIGLINGENRHIMSDARKIFGRDCVEVRDLDKMADSVGKILCRHIEAL; this is encoded by the coding sequence ATGGCAAAACTGAAATACGATGCCAGGCGCCGGCGGGCACTGAATATCGTATGGGATGTTTCCTGGGACTACCATTTTGACCCGGACTTTGTGGCCTACGGGGAAAATGGGGTACCGGATCTGTACCTGAATGCGGTGGTGGGCCTGACCCGGAAATATTACGATGTAACGCTCATCCACCAGATGTTCCAGGAAATGGAAAACAGCGCCCTGGTGGATACCTTTACGGATCTGTTCTGGCTGGGGCTGGAATATTGTACCTATGCCAGGGAAATCCCTGTACGGCCGGTGCTGAAGTATCTGCGGGAACAGCACGCCAGGGCCTATTTCAACGGGACGAAGCTGGATAAGCAGGGGGTGGCCCACGAAATGCAGGCCGCCCGGTGGCACGAAGTGCTGGGAGAGAAACGGGACCTGCACGACCCCTGGGCCAGGGGCCTGTATGAAGGGCTATGCTTCGACCCTGCCTGGACTACCCAGCAACTCTGTGATCATTTCCGGAAACTGACCAAAAAGTACTTCGTGTCCCATTTCCTGGTGCGGGAAAGCCTGGAAAAGGTCATCATCAGCAAGGGTCTGGGCGATCTGATCGACTGGCTGCTGCCCCACATCAGCCGCAGGCAGGAAAGCGTGTTCAATTTCCTGTACTCCAAAAAGCAGGCACTGGACATCCTGTCCGGGAAAAAGGCCCACAACAGTCTGATGGAAATCATTACCGGCCAGACCCAGGCGGAGAACTACCAGTATATCGTGGACTGTTTCGGGGCCAGCATCTATCCGCCCAGGAAGATGCTGGACATCGACCAGGCCTGGTGCAGCGGGCCTCACAGAGGATGCCATCTGCATTTTACCCGGGGGCGCCTGGGAAGCAAAGGGACCACGGGCGAAGCCTCCCGCTGGCTGGAAGGGGCCCATCAGCAGCGGGTGAAGAATCTGGCCTACTACAAGGATCATGGGGAGCAGTGCCGGAAGAGCATTGCCAGGCTTACAGGACAGCTGCGCAGCGTCATGCGCATGAGCCGGACCCGGCTGCCCATTCCCTCCAAAGAGGGTGAACTGGTGCCCGGCCTGGTGTGGCGGGCCCTGAAGGTGAACGACGACAGGGTGTTCTTTGAAAATGAGACCGTGTCCACCCCGGACTTTACCATAGACCTGATGCTGGATGCTTCGGCCAGCCGGGGGGAATACCAGCAGGTCATTGCCTCCCAGGCCTATGTAATCGCCGAGAGCCTGCGCCAGTGCGGCATTCCCTATCAGGTGTATTCGTTCTGCACCCTGCGGGATTACACGGTATTGACCCTGTTCAAGGAGTACAGCGACAAGAAACGCTGCACCAGCATCTTCAACTATGTGGCCACCGGGTGGAACCGGGACGGGCTTGCCCTGCGGGGTGCCCGGCAGCTCATGGGGGATTTCACCCACACCCGGAAGATCCTGATTATGCTCACCGATGCGGAACCCAACGATGACAAGCCCCTGATGGGAGACGGATTGTTCAGCTCTGCAGAATACCGGGATGAAAAAGCAGTGGCCAATACGGCGGACGAGGCTGCCAGCCTGCGCCGGGAGGGAATCCGGGTCATTGGGCTGATCAATGGGGAAAACAGGCACATCATGAGCGATGCCCGGAAGATCTTCGGCAGGGATTGCGTGGAGGTCAGGGACCTGGACAAAATGGCCGACAGCGTGGGGAAGATCCTGTGCCGGCATATTGAGGCGCTGTAG